A window of Juglans regia cultivar Chandler chromosome 7, Walnut 2.0, whole genome shotgun sequence contains these coding sequences:
- the LOC108997091 gene encoding elongation factor 1-alpha: MGKEKVHINIVVIGHVDSGKSTTTGHLIYKLGGIDKRVIERFEKEAAEMNKRSFKYAWVLDKLKAERERGITIDIALWKFETTKYYCTVIDAPGHRDFIKNMITGTSQADCAVLIIDSTTGGFEAGISKDGQTREHALLAFTLGVKQMICCCNKMDATTPKYSKARYDEIVKEVSSYLKKVGYNPDKIPFVPISGFEGDNMIERSTNLDWYKGPTLLDALDMIQEPKRPTDKPLRLPLQDVYKIGGIGTVPVGRVETGIIKPGMLVTFGPTGLTTEVKSVEMHHEALQEGLPGDNVGFNVKNVAVKDLKRGFVASNSKDDPAKEAANFTSQVIIMNHPGQIGNGYAPVLDCHTSHIAVKFAEIITKIDRRSGKELEKEPKFLKNGDAGFVKMIPTKPMVVETFSEYPPLGRFAVRDMRQTVAVGVIKSVEKKDPSGAKVTKSAAKKGVK; this comes from the exons ATGGGCAAGGAAAAGGTTCACATCAACATTGTGGTCATTGGTCATGTCGACTCAGGCAAGTCGACCACCACTGGCCACTTGATCTACAAGCTTGGGGGTATTGACAAACGTGTTATTGAGAGGTTTGAGAAAGAAGCTGCTGAGATGAACAAGCGATCGTTCAAGTATGCTTGGGTGCTCGACAAGCTCAAGGCAGAGCGTGAGCGTGGTATCACCATTGATATTGCCTTGTGGAAATTTGAGACCACCAAGTATTACTGCACAGTCATTGACGCCCCTGGACACCGTGACTTTATTAAGAACATGATCACTGGAACCTCCCAGGCTGATTGTGCCGTTCTTATCATTGACTCTACCACTGGTGGTTTCGAAGCTGGTATTTCCAAGGATGGACAAACCCGTGAGCATGCTCTCCTTGCCTTCACCCTTGGTGTCAAGCAAATGATTTGCTGCTGCAACAAG ATGGATGCTACAACTCCAAAATACTCAAAGGCAAGGTATGATGAAATCGTGAAGGAAGTCTCTTCCTACCTGAAGAAGGTTGGATACAACCCTGACAAGATTCCTTTCGTCCCCATCTCTGGATTTGAGGGTGACAATATGATTGAGAGGTCCACCAACCTTGACTGGTATAAGGGTCCAACCCTTCTTGATGCCCTTGATATGATCCAGGAGCCCAAGAGACCTACAGACAAGCCCTTGCGTCTTCCACTACAGGATGTCTACAAGATTGGAGGCATTGGAACCGTGCCTGTGGGTCGTGTCGAGACTGGTATTATCAAGCCTGGTATGCTTGTGACTTTTGGTCCCACAGGATTGACCACTGAAGTTAAGTCTGTTGAGATGCACCATGAGGCTCTCCAAGAGGGTCTTCCTGGAGATAATGTTGGCTTCAATGTGAAGAATGTTGCAGTCAAGGATCTCAAGCGTGGGTTTGTTGCCTCAAACTCCAAGGATGACCCTGCCAAGGAGGCAGCCAACTTCACATCCCAAGTTATCATCATGAACCACCCTGGCCAGATTGGAAATGGCTATGCCCCTGTCCTTGATTGCCACACCTCCCACATTGCTGTCAAATTCGCCGAGATCATCACCAAGATTGACAGGCGTTCTGGTAAGGAGCTTGAGAAGGAGCCCAAGTTCTTGAAGAATGGTGATGCCGGATTTGTTAAGATGATTCCCACAAAGCCAATGGTGGTCGAAACTTTCTCCGAGTATCCCCCACTTGGTCGTTTTGCTGTCAGGGATATGCGTCAAACTGTGGCTGTTGGTGTCATCAAGAGCGTAGAGAAGAAGGATCCTTCTGGAGCCAAGGTGACCAAGTCTGCAGCTAAAAAGGGTGTCAAGTGA